A genomic segment from Lignipirellula cremea encodes:
- a CDS encoding Ni/Fe hydrogenase subunit alpha: MPANRTFIVTNLSRVEGEGALYVKLNGEQVEHIELNIFEPPRFFESFLRGREVREVPDITARICGICPVAYQMSSCHALEKALGINDQITPEIRRLRRLLYCGEWIESHALHMHLLHAPDFLGYESGVSMAADHREVVVRGLRLKKIGNDLLEILGGRAIHPINVTVGGFYKAPGRKKLKDLLPDLEWGLAASIEATRMAAAFDFPDFTMPYECVALRHPDEYPLNEGRIVSTSGLDIDAAEYEEHFQERQVPHSTALHSVLLPQETSYLVGPLARVNLCLAQLSPLARREADAYGIAWPSRNNFHSIVARGLEMIHAYEEAIEIVKDYQAELAVSRIPFELKPGEGSHATEAPRGLIWHRYRIGDDGLIADAKIVPPTSQNQGQIEDDLRHYVPQVASLDDAEATRRCEHLIRNYDPCISCSTHFIRVTWERT; encoded by the coding sequence ATGCCCGCCAATCGAACATTCATCGTGACAAATCTCTCGCGCGTGGAAGGCGAAGGCGCCTTGTACGTGAAGTTAAACGGCGAGCAGGTTGAGCATATTGAACTGAACATTTTTGAGCCGCCCCGATTCTTTGAGAGTTTTCTTCGCGGCCGCGAGGTGCGCGAGGTTCCCGACATTACAGCCCGCATCTGCGGCATCTGTCCCGTCGCCTACCAGATGAGTTCGTGCCACGCTTTGGAAAAGGCGCTCGGGATCAACGACCAGATTACGCCGGAGATTCGTCGGCTGCGACGCCTGCTCTACTGCGGCGAGTGGATCGAGAGCCACGCTTTGCACATGCATCTGCTGCATGCGCCGGATTTTCTCGGCTACGAAAGCGGCGTCAGCATGGCGGCCGATCACCGCGAGGTGGTAGTGCGGGGCCTGCGTCTGAAAAAGATCGGCAACGATCTGCTGGAGATTCTGGGCGGTCGCGCCATTCATCCGATTAACGTAACGGTGGGCGGTTTCTATAAGGCGCCAGGCCGGAAAAAACTAAAAGACTTGCTGCCAGATCTGGAATGGGGGCTGGCGGCCTCGATCGAAGCAACGCGGATGGCGGCCGCCTTCGACTTTCCCGATTTCACCATGCCGTACGAGTGCGTCGCCTTGCGGCATCCCGACGAGTATCCGCTCAATGAGGGTCGAATTGTATCAACCAGCGGACTCGACATCGATGCGGCCGAATACGAGGAACATTTTCAAGAGCGGCAGGTTCCCCACAGCACCGCATTGCATAGCGTGTTGTTGCCGCAAGAAACCAGTTACCTGGTGGGACCGCTCGCCCGCGTGAATTTGTGTCTGGCGCAGTTGTCGCCTTTGGCTCGTCGCGAAGCGGACGCTTACGGAATCGCCTGGCCTTCGCGGAACAACTTTCATAGCATCGTCGCCCGCGGGCTGGAGATGATTCATGCTTATGAGGAAGCAATCGAGATCGTCAAAGACTACCAGGCCGAACTCGCCGTCAGCCGCATCCCCTTCGAGCTGAAGCCCGGCGAAGGCAGTCACGCCACCGAGGCGCCGCGAGGCTTGATTTGGCATCGCTACCGGATCGGCGACGACGGGCTCATCGCCGACGCGAAGATCGTGCCGCCCACCTCGCAGAACCAGGGGCAGATCGAAGACGATCTGCGACACTACGTTCCCCAGGTCGCGTCGCTCGACGACGCCGAGGCGACTCGCCGCTGCGAGCACCTTATTCGCAACTACGATCCGTGCATCAGTTGCTCCACGCACTTTATCCGCGTGACCTGGGAGCGGACGTAG
- the nifJ gene encoding pyruvate:ferredoxin (flavodoxin) oxidoreductase, giving the protein MNTPQFVTLDGNEAAASVAHRTNEVIAVYPITPASPMGEACDAWSAAGRTNVLGAVPDVIEMQSEAGAAGAVHGALQAGTLTTTFTASQGLLLMIPNMYKIAGELTPTVFHVAARTVATHALSIFGDHSDVMAVRPCGWAMLCSASVQEAHDFALIAQAATLQSRVPFVHFFDGFRTSHEVNKIAILSDDDIRALLDEQAIADHRRRSLDPDRPVLRGTAQNPDVFFQAREACNRFYDAAPAIVQQTMDRFAARTGRAYHLFEYVGAPDAERVIVLMGSGVGAAEEAVQSLCDQGQKVGLLKVRLFRPFAADQLLSALPSSVRTLAVLDRTKEPGALGEPLYQDVTTALYEAYFQASAEPRSLPRVVGGRYGLSSKEFTPAMVEAIFHELAADHPRQHFTIGINDDVTHLSLPWDADAAPEEADVTRAVFYGLGSDGTVGASKNSVKIIGENTPLFAQGYFVYDSKKAGSVTVSHVRFSPRPIRSTYLISRANFVACHQFPFLEKIDMLQVAEPGATFLLNSPYSAEEVWDRLPREGQTTIIEKRLRFYVVDAYRVALEAGMGARINTVMQTCFFALAQVLPRNEAIAKIKEAIRKTYGKRGESVLRQNNAAVDAALDALHEVHVPSEPSATHAIDHGLTHTDKDGFLERVTSLLLAGHGERLPVSALPVDGTFPTGTAKLERRSIALEIPIWDPAICIQCGLCALVCPHAAIRMKPFAAAALTGAPAAFVSHAWKGKEYEGQQMAIQVAPDDCTGCGMCVDVCPAKSKEVVKHKAINMEPKPEHLAAERANWDFFLRIPEVDRTVVKVDSVKGSQTLLPLFEFSGACAGCGETPYLKLMSQLFGDRAVVANATGCSSIYGGNLPTTPWTKNAEGCGVAWSNSLFEDNGEFGLGLRIGIDYKRDYAETLLRRLASPLGEDLVEAVLNNLQADERQRSEQRRLLSVLANKLPAIDLDDARRLSVVVEVLAKRSLWIVGGDGWAYDIGFGGLDHVLTTGRNVNILVLDTGVYSNTGGQASKATPRGAIAKFAAAGKPGRKKDLAMMAVAYGNVYVAQVALGANPAQTIRAFTEAESYPGPSLILAYSHCIAHGINMGTAMTHQKDVVASGFWPLFRYDPRHAQGGEHPFHLDSRKPKIPFAQFAMQEGRFAMLARSHPDRAQRLFAAAQADIDDQWRYYEQMAGVEREIQQPEIATGVTT; this is encoded by the coding sequence ATGAACACCCCCCAATTTGTAACGCTGGACGGCAATGAGGCGGCAGCCTCGGTGGCGCATCGGACGAATGAGGTAATCGCCGTCTATCCCATTACGCCGGCTTCGCCCATGGGCGAAGCGTGCGACGCCTGGTCAGCGGCGGGGAGAACGAATGTTCTGGGGGCGGTTCCCGACGTGATTGAAATGCAAAGCGAAGCCGGTGCGGCCGGGGCCGTGCATGGCGCACTCCAAGCCGGCACGCTGACCACCACATTCACTGCGTCGCAAGGCCTGCTGTTGATGATCCCTAATATGTACAAGATCGCTGGGGAGCTGACGCCGACCGTGTTTCATGTGGCCGCTCGTACGGTGGCGACACACGCCCTGTCGATCTTTGGCGACCATAGCGATGTGATGGCGGTTCGCCCTTGCGGTTGGGCCATGCTCTGTTCTGCGTCGGTCCAGGAGGCGCACGACTTTGCGCTGATCGCTCAAGCGGCGACCTTGCAATCCCGTGTCCCCTTCGTGCACTTTTTTGACGGCTTTCGCACCTCGCATGAGGTAAATAAGATCGCCATTTTGTCCGACGACGACATTCGAGCGCTGCTCGACGAACAGGCCATTGCGGACCATCGGCGGCGATCGCTGGACCCGGATCGTCCCGTGCTTCGCGGCACGGCTCAGAATCCGGATGTGTTCTTTCAGGCGCGTGAAGCCTGCAACCGCTTCTATGACGCCGCGCCAGCGATCGTCCAACAGACGATGGATCGCTTTGCCGCGCGAACCGGACGGGCCTACCATCTTTTTGAATACGTCGGCGCCCCCGACGCCGAGCGAGTGATCGTGCTGATGGGATCAGGCGTCGGCGCGGCGGAAGAAGCAGTGCAGTCGCTATGCGACCAAGGACAGAAAGTCGGCCTGCTAAAGGTGCGGCTATTTCGCCCCTTTGCCGCCGACCAACTGCTGTCTGCTTTGCCGTCGTCCGTGCGAACCCTGGCGGTGCTGGATCGCACCAAGGAGCCGGGCGCCCTCGGCGAGCCGCTCTATCAAGACGTGACGACCGCCCTTTACGAGGCCTACTTCCAGGCGAGTGCGGAACCTCGTTCTTTGCCGCGCGTCGTCGGCGGGCGCTATGGGCTATCGTCCAAAGAGTTCACGCCGGCAATGGTCGAAGCGATCTTCCACGAGCTGGCGGCGGATCACCCCAGGCAACACTTCACCATCGGAATTAACGACGATGTGACCCATCTCAGCCTGCCTTGGGACGCCGACGCAGCGCCCGAAGAAGCAGACGTCACCCGCGCCGTCTTCTACGGCCTGGGCAGCGACGGCACGGTGGGGGCGAGCAAGAACTCGGTGAAGATTATCGGCGAGAACACGCCGTTGTTCGCACAAGGTTACTTTGTCTATGACTCCAAGAAGGCCGGTTCGGTCACCGTGTCGCATGTTCGCTTCAGTCCTCGCCCGATCCGATCGACCTATCTCATCTCGCGTGCGAATTTCGTGGCGTGTCATCAATTCCCCTTCCTGGAAAAAATCGACATGCTGCAGGTCGCCGAGCCGGGGGCGACGTTTCTCTTGAACAGTCCCTACTCCGCCGAGGAGGTCTGGGATCGACTGCCGCGCGAGGGCCAAACGACCATCATCGAGAAAAGACTGCGGTTCTACGTCGTCGATGCGTATCGTGTGGCTCTCGAAGCGGGTATGGGCGCCCGCATTAACACCGTCATGCAAACTTGCTTCTTCGCCCTGGCCCAGGTGCTGCCGCGCAACGAAGCGATCGCCAAGATTAAAGAAGCGATTCGCAAAACGTACGGCAAACGCGGCGAATCGGTGTTGCGGCAGAACAACGCCGCGGTCGACGCCGCGCTCGACGCTCTGCACGAAGTGCATGTTCCGTCAGAGCCTTCTGCGACCCACGCTATCGATCACGGCCTCACGCATACGGATAAAGACGGCTTCCTCGAACGAGTCACCTCACTGCTGCTGGCCGGGCATGGCGAAAGATTGCCGGTCAGCGCTTTGCCCGTCGACGGCACGTTTCCGACGGGCACGGCGAAGTTGGAACGACGTAGTATCGCCCTCGAGATTCCGATCTGGGACCCCGCGATTTGCATTCAGTGCGGCTTGTGCGCGCTGGTTTGTCCGCATGCCGCGATTCGGATGAAGCCGTTCGCCGCGGCGGCTCTGACGGGCGCTCCCGCCGCCTTCGTTTCGCACGCCTGGAAGGGGAAGGAGTACGAAGGACAGCAGATGGCCATTCAAGTCGCCCCCGACGATTGCACCGGTTGCGGCATGTGCGTCGACGTTTGCCCTGCCAAGAGTAAAGAAGTGGTCAAGCATAAAGCGATCAACATGGAGCCCAAGCCAGAGCACCTGGCAGCCGAACGGGCGAATTGGGACTTCTTTCTCCGCATTCCCGAAGTCGATCGGACTGTTGTGAAAGTCGACAGTGTGAAAGGCTCACAAACGTTGCTGCCGTTGTTCGAGTTCTCCGGCGCCTGTGCGGGTTGCGGCGAAACTCCCTACTTGAAGCTGATGAGTCAACTGTTCGGTGATCGAGCGGTGGTGGCGAACGCCACAGGTTGCTCCTCGATCTATGGCGGCAACTTGCCGACAACGCCATGGACAAAGAACGCCGAGGGCTGCGGCGTCGCCTGGTCCAATTCCCTGTTTGAGGACAATGGCGAGTTCGGTCTCGGTCTGCGCATCGGGATCGATTACAAGCGGGACTATGCGGAAACGCTGTTGCGAAGGTTAGCTTCCCCATTGGGAGAAGACCTCGTCGAGGCAGTCCTGAACAATCTTCAGGCCGACGAACGACAACGGAGCGAGCAACGCCGACTCCTCAGCGTCCTGGCGAACAAACTGCCCGCAATCGATCTGGACGACGCTCGAAGATTAAGCGTCGTTGTCGAGGTGCTCGCAAAACGCAGCCTGTGGATCGTAGGCGGCGACGGCTGGGCGTACGACATCGGCTTTGGCGGACTCGATCACGTCCTGACGACAGGCAGAAACGTCAACATCCTCGTGTTGGATACGGGCGTTTACTCCAACACTGGCGGACAAGCCTCCAAGGCCACTCCGCGCGGAGCCATCGCCAAGTTTGCAGCCGCCGGCAAGCCCGGCCGCAAAAAAGACCTGGCCATGATGGCCGTCGCCTATGGCAACGTGTACGTCGCGCAGGTAGCACTCGGCGCTAATCCGGCCCAAACGATCCGCGCGTTCACGGAGGCCGAATCGTATCCTGGTCCCTCGCTGATTCTGGCCTACAGTCATTGCATCGCCCATGGAATCAACATGGGCACAGCGATGACGCATCAAAAAGACGTCGTCGCTTCGGGATTCTGGCCCTTGTTTCGCTATGACCCCCGCCATGCCCAAGGCGGCGAGCATCCCTTTCATCTTGACAGCCGCAAACCGAAGATTCCCTTCGCGCAGTTCGCCATGCAAGAAGGGCGTTTTGCAATGCTGGCTCGGTCGCATCCGGATCGCGCCCAACGTCTGTTCGCCGCCGCCCAGGCGGACATCGACGATCAATGGCGATACTACGAACAGATGGCGGGCGTGGAACGTGAAATCCAACAACCCGAAATCGCCACGGGAGTGACCACATGA
- a CDS encoding beta/alpha barrel domain-containing protein, with protein MSIDLTTSYLGIPLRSPLVASASPLTGNLDHLRRLDDCGVGAAVLPSLFEEQITHDEQELNNIYTHYADASAESMNYFPEIEGYNTGPEDYLRRIEQAKKACSMPIICSLNGATLRGWIRYAQRMEAAGVDALELNVYWVPVSTAMTAAEVEDRYCELVAAVKHQIRIPLSVKIGSQFSSLPIRWIAILRDQLAVSLAASSGIHTAAEVIKTLLAGADVAMMTAALLQHGPQYATQVLQELTNWLQENEYQSVRQLQGSMSRSNCADPGALERANYMKALINFSNK; from the coding sequence ATGAGCATCGACCTGACCACCAGTTATCTCGGCATCCCGTTACGCAGTCCGCTGGTGGCTTCGGCTTCGCCCCTCACGGGAAACCTCGATCATCTACGACGACTCGACGATTGCGGAGTCGGGGCGGCGGTGCTTCCCTCTCTTTTTGAAGAACAGATCACACACGACGAACAAGAACTGAACAACATCTACACCCACTATGCCGACGCATCGGCGGAGTCGATGAACTATTTCCCCGAGATCGAAGGTTACAACACCGGGCCAGAGGACTACTTGCGACGCATTGAACAAGCGAAGAAAGCCTGCTCGATGCCGATAATCTGCAGTCTGAACGGCGCGACGCTACGCGGCTGGATCAGATACGCCCAAAGGATGGAAGCGGCCGGCGTCGACGCGCTGGAATTGAACGTTTATTGGGTCCCGGTTTCGACCGCCATGACCGCCGCGGAAGTTGAAGATCGCTACTGTGAACTGGTCGCCGCGGTGAAGCACCAGATCAGGATTCCGCTTTCGGTAAAGATTGGCTCCCAGTTCAGCTCGCTGCCGATCCGCTGGATCGCCATCTTGCGCGATCAGCTGGCGGTTTCGTTGGCTGCCAGTTCCGGCATTCATACCGCCGCCGAAGTCATCAAAACTCTCCTGGCCGGAGCGGATGTGGCGATGATGACCGCCGCCCTGCTCCAGCACGGTCCGCAATACGCAACCCAGGTTCTGCAGGAACTGACGAACTGGCTCCAGGAGAACGAGTACCAGTCCGTACGACAACTACAAGGCAGCATGAGCCGATCCAACTGCGCCGACCCCGGAGCCCTGGAGCGAGCCAACTATATGAAGGCCCTGATCAACTTCTCCAATAAATAG
- a CDS encoding ArsR/SmtB family transcription factor: MPRRLLAANKLGEYLSAIAHPRRIQIIEELRGGETDVGSLKKALKISQSNVSQHLAVLRGHRVVSERRDGRHVFYRLCSLDLAEWLLEGMRFLPEATPAVEEVRDALRDAKAAWTPSEMAKRP; the protein is encoded by the coding sequence GTGCCGCGTCGACTTCTCGCAGCAAACAAACTCGGCGAGTATCTGAGCGCGATCGCACACCCGCGACGCATTCAGATCATCGAAGAGTTGCGTGGGGGAGAAACGGACGTGGGATCCTTGAAGAAGGCGCTGAAAATTTCGCAGTCAAATGTTTCCCAGCATTTGGCGGTGCTGCGCGGACATCGTGTTGTCAGCGAGCGCCGCGACGGCCGGCATGTGTTCTACCGGTTGTGTTCGTTGGACCTGGCGGAATGGCTCCTCGAAGGAATGCGATTCCTGCCCGAAGCGACTCCCGCAGTTGAGGAAGTGCGAGACGCACTTCGCGACGCCAAGGCAGCCTGGACGCCATCGGAAATGGCTAAACGCCCATAA
- a CDS encoding universal stress protein, translating to MKRFKKILVATDTRFSDHPIVQEAAEIALRNNASLKIVDVVPEFPWTVRLTLADHEHMRELVAQEKKAALEALAEPIRQTGVEVETQALLGKTSIEIIREVMRGGYDLVLRVAKGRESSHRGFFGNTGKSLLRKCPCAVWLVAADAPLKFQHVLGCVDTSSGDDLDAELNDQVYELASSIGEYHGARCSLLHAWSIWNEQMIKTRMKPAEFEFLEKTNHGQIAALLDKFLEKHGTSIRAENIKLVKGEPPTAIPQFVRDHNVDLVVMGTVARSGVSGMIMGNTAEQILDSLECSVLALKPSNFVSSIRLED from the coding sequence ATGAAACGCTTCAAAAAAATTCTTGTCGCCACGGATACGCGGTTTTCGGATCACCCGATCGTCCAGGAAGCAGCGGAAATCGCCCTGCGCAATAACGCTTCGCTGAAGATTGTCGATGTGGTGCCGGAATTCCCCTGGACGGTCCGACTGACGCTGGCGGATCATGAGCACATGCGGGAACTCGTCGCCCAGGAGAAAAAGGCGGCGCTCGAAGCACTCGCGGAACCGATCCGTCAGACGGGCGTCGAGGTAGAAACCCAGGCGTTGCTCGGCAAAACGTCGATCGAAATCATTCGCGAAGTGATGCGCGGCGGTTACGATCTGGTGCTGCGCGTGGCCAAGGGGCGAGAGAGCTCGCACCGCGGGTTCTTCGGCAACACCGGCAAGAGCCTGTTGCGGAAGTGTCCCTGCGCCGTATGGCTGGTCGCCGCCGACGCGCCGCTGAAGTTCCAGCACGTGCTGGGCTGCGTCGACACTTCGTCAGGCGACGATCTCGACGCGGAACTGAACGACCAGGTCTACGAGCTGGCCTCGTCGATCGGCGAGTATCATGGCGCCCGGTGCTCCCTGCTGCATGCCTGGTCGATCTGGAACGAACAGATGATCAAAACCCGGATGAAACCAGCGGAGTTTGAATTTCTGGAGAAAACAAACCACGGTCAAATCGCCGCCCTGCTGGACAAGTTCCTGGAAAAACACGGGACCAGTATCAGGGCGGAGAATATCAAGCTGGTCAAAGGCGAGCCGCCGACCGCGATTCCCCAGTTCGTCCGCGACCACAACGTCGACCTGGTCGTCATGGGCACCGTGGCTCGCTCCGGCGTGTCGGGGATGATCATGGGCAACACGGCTGAGCAAATACTGGACAGCCTTGAATGTTCGGTGCTCGCATTAAAACCCTCGAACTTCGTTTCCTCTATCCGCCTGGAAGATTGA
- a CDS encoding cation-translocating P-type ATPase: protein MSQQKQPLAAWHAMGLADVLSRLNASERGLSEDEARLRLSKYGPNRLPQKPPTALWQIVLRQFASPLIYILALAAIVSVAIGDVKDAAFIAGVLVLNAVIGAWQEWKAEKSSHALRKLLQIRASVHRDEEVREICAEDVVPGDVIWLESGNRAPADLRLLSAHGFEADESLLTGESMPVPKDPTWPATETTPVADRQNMAYAGSIVTRGRAKGLVIATGAATSVGQLALDVMGEGGGKPPLLVRMERFTRVIAIAVLAAAVTIGVLGVTLGGYSISEMFMFTIAMAVSAIPEGLPVAMTVALAIATSRMARRGLIVRRLTAVEGLGSCTLIATDKTGTLTCNELTVREVQLPDGGVFQVTGEGFAPLGEVLFQEKPIEPGKHAPLQWLTRAGILCNEADLHHRHEEWVWRGDAVDVAFLSFAHKSGWTQELALDLHPQVNQIPFEPEHQFAASYHTSEGGVSVFVKGGPERVLGMCTESSSTDFDRVELEECATRMAARGYRVLALADGDLNEPMTPEGLPPAPANLRFLGFVGMIDPLRTGVKDAVRDCNAAGVAVSMITGDHQVTALAIARNLGLASDESQVMTGAELQGKSPEELGEIVGRIRVFARVAPRQKLQIVEAARRAGQFVAVTGDGVNDAPALRVANIGVAMGKSGTDVAREAAELVISDDNFATIVAGIEEGRVAYDNIRKVIYLLISTGAAELVLMALAITTGMPYLPLLPVQILWLNLVTNGIQDVALAFEPNEGGVLKRKPRSPGERIFDQLMIERTLVAAIVIGGIGFLTFRWFLPDGASDAEVASARNALLLLMVLFENIHIGNCRSETKSALLLSPLRSPILLAGTITAFLIHLAAMHTPLGQMLLGAEPIPLRNWGVLFLLAFTIFPVMELHKWSWNMRHRNPA from the coding sequence ATGAGCCAACAAAAACAACCGCTTGCGGCCTGGCACGCGATGGGCCTGGCCGATGTTCTCTCTCGGCTCAACGCCAGCGAACGCGGCCTCAGTGAGGACGAGGCCAGGTTGCGGCTGAGCAAGTACGGGCCGAACCGGCTGCCGCAGAAGCCGCCGACGGCCCTGTGGCAGATTGTGCTGCGGCAGTTCGCCAGCCCGCTGATCTATATTCTGGCGCTGGCGGCGATTGTTTCCGTCGCGATTGGCGATGTAAAGGACGCCGCTTTTATCGCCGGCGTACTGGTGTTGAACGCCGTGATCGGCGCCTGGCAGGAATGGAAAGCGGAAAAAAGCAGCCACGCGCTGCGGAAGCTACTTCAGATCCGCGCCTCGGTGCATCGAGACGAGGAAGTACGCGAGATCTGTGCGGAGGACGTTGTGCCGGGCGATGTTATCTGGCTGGAATCAGGAAACCGGGCGCCCGCCGATTTACGTCTGCTGTCGGCCCACGGGTTCGAAGCGGATGAGTCCCTGTTGACCGGGGAATCGATGCCTGTCCCCAAAGACCCGACCTGGCCGGCGACAGAAACGACGCCCGTCGCCGACAGGCAAAATATGGCTTACGCCGGGTCCATCGTTACCCGCGGTCGCGCGAAGGGGCTCGTCATCGCCACTGGCGCCGCGACCAGCGTCGGGCAGTTAGCTCTCGACGTGATGGGCGAAGGCGGCGGCAAGCCGCCGCTGCTGGTCCGTATGGAGCGGTTTACGCGTGTCATCGCCATCGCCGTGCTGGCGGCGGCGGTGACCATTGGCGTTCTCGGCGTGACCCTCGGCGGCTATTCAATCTCCGAGATGTTCATGTTCACGATCGCCATGGCGGTCTCGGCGATCCCCGAAGGATTGCCCGTGGCAATGACCGTGGCGCTGGCGATCGCCACGAGTCGGATGGCTCGACGGGGACTGATTGTCAGGCGACTAACGGCGGTCGAAGGTCTCGGCAGCTGCACGTTGATCGCCACGGACAAGACCGGCACCCTGACGTGTAATGAACTCACCGTACGCGAAGTGCAATTACCCGACGGCGGCGTGTTCCAGGTGACGGGCGAGGGCTTCGCTCCCCTCGGCGAAGTGCTCTTCCAGGAAAAGCCGATCGAGCCGGGCAAACACGCTCCGCTGCAGTGGTTGACGCGGGCGGGCATCCTTTGCAACGAAGCTGACCTGCACCACCGCCATGAGGAATGGGTATGGCGCGGCGACGCCGTGGATGTCGCCTTCTTGTCGTTTGCCCACAAGTCGGGCTGGACACAGGAACTCGCGCTCGACCTTCACCCGCAGGTCAACCAGATCCCGTTCGAGCCCGAACATCAGTTCGCTGCCTCGTACCACACCAGCGAAGGCGGGGTATCGGTCTTCGTCAAGGGAGGCCCCGAGCGTGTGCTGGGCATGTGTACGGAATCCAGTTCGACGGATTTTGACCGGGTCGAACTGGAAGAATGTGCGACGCGAATGGCGGCGCGAGGTTATCGTGTTCTGGCTTTGGCAGACGGCGATCTCAACGAACCGATGACTCCGGAGGGCCTGCCTCCGGCTCCCGCCAACCTGCGGTTTCTGGGGTTTGTGGGAATGATCGACCCCCTGCGCACCGGTGTAAAAGACGCCGTCCGGGATTGCAACGCCGCCGGCGTTGCGGTGTCGATGATCACAGGCGATCATCAGGTCACGGCCCTGGCGATCGCTCGCAATCTGGGGCTGGCGTCCGACGAGAGCCAGGTCATGACGGGCGCCGAGTTGCAGGGAAAATCGCCGGAAGAGCTGGGCGAAATCGTCGGCCGCATTCGCGTATTTGCGCGTGTTGCGCCGCGGCAAAAGCTGCAGATCGTCGAAGCGGCTCGTCGGGCAGGCCAGTTTGTTGCGGTCACTGGCGACGGGGTAAACGATGCGCCGGCTCTGCGCGTGGCGAACATCGGCGTCGCCATGGGAAAGAGCGGCACCGATGTCGCCCGTGAAGCTGCCGAGCTTGTTATCAGCGACGACAATTTTGCCACGATTGTCGCCGGCATCGAAGAAGGACGCGTCGCTTACGACAATATCCGAAAGGTCATCTACCTCCTGATTTCGACAGGCGCCGCGGAGCTTGTGCTGATGGCGCTGGCGATCACCACTGGGATGCCCTATCTGCCGCTACTGCCGGTTCAGATCTTGTGGCTGAATCTGGTGACAAACGGCATCCAGGACGTCGCACTTGCATTCGAGCCTAACGAAGGCGGCGTTCTCAAACGCAAACCGCGTTCTCCAGGCGAACGGATCTTTGATCAACTGATGATCGAACGCACCCTCGTCGCGGCGATAGTGATCGGGGGGATCGGTTTTCTGACGTTCCGATGGTTTCTGCCCGACGGGGCCAGCGACGCGGAAGTCGCCTCGGCTCGAAACGCACTGCTGTTGCTGATGGTCCTGTTTGAGAACATCCACATTGGTAATTGTCGCTCGGAAACAAAGTCCGCGCTGTTGTTGTCGCCGCTACGCAGCCCGATCTTGCTGGCAGGCACCATCACGGCCTTCCTGATTCACCTGGCAGCCATGCACACGCCGCTGGGCCAGATGCTACTGGGGGCGGAGCCCATCCCGTTAAGGAACTGGGGCGTCCTCTTCCTCCTGGCGTTTACGATCTTTCCGGTGATGGAACTTCACAAGTGGAGCTGGAACATGCGGCATCGGAATCCGGCGTAA